DNA sequence from the Deinococcus aestuarii genome:
TCAGCCTCTCGGGCTGGGCAACACGAGGGCACGGCTGCACGCAAGAATTGGCAGATCTCCAACGACTTGCTCCTGGAAACCGGCTGAACCCCTCATTCTCGACCTTTCGTGGAGCCGCTTGCTCCTTTCTCCTTTCCCCGTTGCCTTGGCACAGGAGTCATGACATGCAAAATTCTTCCGCTTTACAGGTTGCCATCGTGGGCACGGGCTACGTGGGCCTGACCACCGGGGTCGCCCTGGCCCACCTGGGCCATACCGTCGTCGGCGTCGACCAGGACCCCGGCAAGGTCCAGATGCTCCGGGAAGGTCGCAGCCCCATCCACGAGGTGCATCTCGAAGACCTGCTGAGGGCCTCCGGCGAGCAGCTGCGCTTCACCACTCACCTGAGTGAGGGCCTCCAGGGTGCCGACGTCGCCATCATCGCGGTCGGCACGCCACCCAAGCCCAACGGCGAGGCCGACACCCGCTATGTCGAGGCCGTCGCCCGCGAGATCGCCCAGCACCTGACCGAGGGACAGCGGCTGGTGGTCGTCGTCAAGTCCACCGTGCCCATCGGCAGTAATCAGCGCGTCGCCTCGGTGATCGCCCGGGTGCTGCGCGAGCGGCAGGTCCAGGCCCACGTGAGCTTTGCCTCCAACCCCGAGTTCCTGCGCGAGGGCATGGCCCTCTACGACACCTTCTACCCCGACCGCATCGTCGTCGGCACGGCTGATGACCACGCCACCACTGTCTTGCGCCAGCTTTACCGTCCGCTGCTTGAACAGACCTTCACGCCGCCCCCCGGTCTCCCCCGCCCCTCTGCTTTTCCTCTCCCGCCGCTGGTCACCACCGACACGACGAGTGCGGAGATGATCAAATACGCGGCCAACGCCTTCCTCGCCACCAAGATCAGCTTCATCAACGAGATTGCCGGGCTGTGCGAGCGCGTCGGGGCGGACGTGACCGAGGTCGCCCGTGGCATGGGGCTGGATACCCGGATCGGGTCGCGCTTCCTGCAAGCCGGGCTGGGGTGGGGGGGAAGCTGCTTTCCCAAGGACACCCAGGCGTTGCAGGCGGTGGCCGCCGAGTACGGCTACACCATGCCGATCATCCAGGCGGCCCGCGACGTGAACGCACGGCAGCGGAAACTGATGGTCGAGAAGCTCCAGCGCACCCTCAAGGTGCTGCGCGGGCGGACGGTGGCGGTGCTGGGGCTGGCCTTCAAGCCCGGTACCGACGACGTGCGCGACTCGGCGGGCATGGACGTGCTGCGGATGCTGCTGGAGTGTGACGTGCATCTGCGGGCGTATGACCCGGTGGCGCTCGACGCTGCTCAACGGGCATTGCCGGACATGGAGGTGGACTGGGCCTACACGGCACAGGAGGCGTTGGAGGGGGCTGATGCCGTGCTGATCGCCACCGAGTGGGAGGAATTTCAGACGCTGGACTGGGCGGTGCTGGCCACCCGGATGCGCACGCCAGTGGTGGTGGACGGCCGTAACGTCCTGAATCCGGCGGCCTTGCGCGCCGCCGGATTCACCTACGTGGGGGTCGGCCGGTGAAACGGGCCCTGGTGACGGGCGGCGCCGGGTTCATCGGCTCGCATCTCGTGGACCGTCTGCTCGCCGAGGGCTGGCAGGTTTGTGTGGTGGACAACTTCGATCCCTTCTACCCTCGGCGGATCAAAGAGCAGAACATCGCCGCCCACCGTGCCCACCCCAACTACCGGCTACACGAATTTGACCTCCGTGATCTGGACGCCATGCGCGCGG
Encoded proteins:
- a CDS encoding UDP-glucose dehydrogenase family protein, with the protein product MQNSSALQVAIVGTGYVGLTTGVALAHLGHTVVGVDQDPGKVQMLREGRSPIHEVHLEDLLRASGEQLRFTTHLSEGLQGADVAIIAVGTPPKPNGEADTRYVEAVAREIAQHLTEGQRLVVVVKSTVPIGSNQRVASVIARVLRERQVQAHVSFASNPEFLREGMALYDTFYPDRIVVGTADDHATTVLRQLYRPLLEQTFTPPPGLPRPSAFPLPPLVTTDTTSAEMIKYAANAFLATKISFINEIAGLCERVGADVTEVARGMGLDTRIGSRFLQAGLGWGGSCFPKDTQALQAVAAEYGYTMPIIQAARDVNARQRKLMVEKLQRTLKVLRGRTVAVLGLAFKPGTDDVRDSAGMDVLRMLLECDVHLRAYDPVALDAAQRALPDMEVDWAYTAQEALEGADAVLIATEWEEFQTLDWAVLATRMRTPVVVDGRNVLNPAALRAAGFTYVGVGR